In Plasmodium yoelii strain 17X genome assembly, chromosome: 6, one DNA window encodes the following:
- a CDS encoding cysteine repeat modular protein 3: protein MEIRAVILFISFCAYNANIIIKNEFVKTKQYYNYEYNINRSNNYLLPHTYGIYAFPLDKITPIYSTFVLNNNKSFIRNYYKFEKYSICCLRYCQLKIFHSNNIEIYSRQSKQNKNIFIDIILSNVLNKKQPHSNNYLYYLTINDYKFVKHKQVGCNAENLIGTQEQIIQVNKKTKYRSDKTYGVVSFFIDLYKSIQNKTIEYVLSKNENNGLFFKGMDGFKNNKCFFISVTHLPSIYYDYFNKNYGNISSKKRKKRDLEEIINMGNIFHQINKQINIATKSHESNKTINRKGNVYNSNKNGNTIQNQNNIKKIKYSKKNSTKFLKSRFLDKKMYYSNLSKIKNNILSTIHLNGNLSNNLNNSIKIKFIPNQTFIRTKNLLISLKIYGRITNNAYNGIINIHKIYEECNGFLIAQVKITNITDLYIITDHFEINNIGTYSICFNINMTYIPIGKLKIQNNLIEQFDIISNENYISTFNCPLNESSILLQMESYIGAISVDSNGNFSYNYNLQSEIKINSQSKIYSIACSSSGNYIAILQKKYIFILEKDLKVSGEIIVHFLDNPISIFLDGNIIYITDASRKNIFRYISIYITNKNKEHQLSLLDIRLKLSQRNRIRNGNFQNEIHDKNDKNIKKKLTKWGIPNLLQLNKIIQNVEDNDEPPNGVSYVIGGSTYKEDPGIREKENTHLKALLNDRISLVYPAGIVVFNDKMYFVDTILHVLFCYCLKKKEMIEMYGYLNSPIKSDSGLDQPYSLSLYYYDEAKTNLLFLGELSTSRILIFEIDNNIKLYQVYNDLPFNIVTDVITTSRFLVVCGINLNNENITSYITFIEIKDLSDIEIKYNGFPYSFKHKEVVNIPPLIKSDNIIKFKMNQYDHKIPANTIITGLKIEKYTGIIYGTIEISAIFDIEITIYSNFNKKILVLKKNISSCPKGHFYSNNNNNCELCPIGYFSTYERQDACNSCEDYLKNSITFYPGSDSENECLCKPGYYLRKNKCVDCPKGFYKDVIGNFKCHLTCEPMKNSTVSGAKSYEELKCSCKDGYYTVLDSLCKPCPFHKYCLYNPKSNYNKADIIDCGNNSVTLTKGSSSPTQCVCDRGYYYDIMSNSCHPCNFNKYKTTISNEPCEDFVQNPVYSQEYLPNENYIQRHNIHLKQTNNSMFSMIKGSKMLHKANLCESGYFYSMNKSFCSICRYNHICKGSYNKITQCPIHSVTTKLKNDSYLDCLCTRGYGRIIVNYFNNFSISCKPCPYGTFQPHLSAGECIPCPPYTFTKNIKSTSITDCIPKNGYYNQYFEYIYEYTKTKLIQNIPNFLQQYHLYINDQYTEIKRNVAEKDKNRNNLKNNSDTQTCCYNSDISFELRGNKYEYYGTKEPSDYFKTYGQKYNKINTQDSMICSKSYNNDDDNYSEESNFSHAKNNFKKLNIHKINNNIRHLKGPYNNIFHTNYLKNIILMDRVKHYNFFQQNPDFFKLNNTKRDNIHFDINHNDDKRGRDKKNTDFSRQFIGFKNVGISYLLLDKNIKRDNKQTTKIGRENDGGDTIEMINNHKNDISLINVTKISSSITGIEQTINKIDILSANRIDLLKTIRTREHIYNSSKEKKIIYSCYETDQLIKHTINTIYAITIPEIDIIYCLNKCISNVYCTGIEIDKRDNKWKAHISYILTRSSGSEIINIYKCNLFLYEDPDSYYDENDKNIKGKKINDIHKYNSTNKITRCIIQKNYIFQLWKIYTFEKCPNNYYCLENSYEKSKCPLNSVKKEFKGKIKNCLCLPGFYLNINTEKCVGCPKGTYKYSISNGNCLECPLNLTTVSEMSTSIYDCVCREGYYFQGDNQIELINTNKIKRNLLKNYKPGKHSFLQQIKDRFLEVNQTNNFFKNSKSIKNKFTEQEKMKYTTKKRKSKYVAKNNLISINDINFIQSENIQVINLNPIYQNTRNNENYLHSTVDSKDNKTNIYHNIEEKCVKCPDKMFCPGLWLKSFEFQIHHPPIFCPEGSFIPKTTIISTDINKCLCKKGYGINFNKNKSKSKNKNKCIKCKERYYKDVVDDSLCAGLCMEYSTSFKGSISKNQCFCNTGKYMIRESSNEIKCINCPEGSLCIGGLKYKPLKILIKNINYTNIEMIDHTVPFPQKGYFATFEIMHPNFSWTPLNSVNLQINNYNNSDIVLSDKLLFDVFYKKRNYVELEVDRFRNGNKTSLLRKNTIFFRKKIILDISDNKNNKEIYFSKQKNKTPVLITENGEQIKYKKSFLTVDRIPDFHICPIMKKCVGGINNLCYEGSEGYLCSKCSNNYDTKYFRSQCFKCQKKKIEIFNFILFKIVFYVLIYFLIYLNYFCNIKKNFVFIGIFKIWYAFIISFLPYIFIMDSNSPREENYILYFQFFTSLPIRFITQYLKLNCFINSYNNEKYIYVWYVQRFIKIAEPIIDCFFMVCIFICFYIIYTWWNHQKISLIQKVIKNQINKEYNNKEYYQYVSDFYYHYYQKGVIDTINNKRNKTYLESMKYDCDSFSSYNSLSFRTPLLKKWKNKKYSKKLNKNKLPSVTSWKSNKNQSSKWINQKVSNKSQKWINKKEKKKKTKTISLNNINFSESSSFSRNKKLTKENSNESDFLDVINFKKDMYPKIQKTNSFPIEENKTKDNYWTCICLLNIYNIKAMGIFRYIHPPNISIHKKIGSILSDLNAIYIIVFYIHFPFTLMSILELVWCQSTKYKNKLPILILYHMPLQVCSFQNKLFLSGVMFSALFFFIYLFLFIKYFCDTFKNFKVFQSYERHFKFYFLFNGYNYQNRCWGFINIIKIILFVISFMCQFYTNKINNSRYFIFSSIIFIIVTEITLILLYSPYDKRSNNVLQKLSLLSIFSVLITYLTTQISFFFDFYIISILPFILFIYFHIHTINKIILEFALYKNILMKPTRQNKKLDSEGFLNENNIFFNSYLNTKTNIQNNDEGIISSNSKKISRKYKRYKKEIYSKIKENCNLLDFVLRVNKIPSFSIFFNDKNEEIFVQDSNDLIKCRYEKNEKDFKKYNNSLKINPNIIPIDILYSDLLYYNTNNQNNEIFINLNNSNANKYYYSSSGSKMSKDESLSNQNGLREFSNIEKIVEPSESYEEKNVLDNQIQKDTSKNHNYPLNKTHFIKCLTDAINILFVNQCYNQISVEWLSFVIRFSICFIHWMKNHDKNIIDFPPLNKRQFELKKRNLLFYSLFSSYSELYSLYFHINKYNKFITDKNDFVKAENLEMFYKYLTELNQINIQTNGENSQRDNDKISEYFVPSNFLDDEFYMCEHDIIAMLFDKSIFRNLSITLVELQYAIYMMQFIESKRLSILIFLFCEKKKKKMIKEKSYINMIKDTKRYVQNILSNNTGIDQTYEVEHRYLKENNNIIKNEIKALQKLINKKQNNKYPKIDNIKSIITDENDKNQYDK from the exons atggaaataagagccgttattttatttatttcctttTGTGCGTATAACgccaatattattataaaaaatgaatttgtAAAAACAAAACAATATTACAACTATGAATACAACATAAATCGGTCCAATAATTATTTGCTGCCTCATACATATGGAATATATGCCTTTCCATTAGACAAAATAACACCAATTTATAGTACATTcgttttaaataataataaatccTTTATTcgaaattattataaatttgaaaaatattccATTTGTTGTTTGAG ATATTGTCAGTTAAAGATATTTCAcagtaataatatagaaattTATAGTAGACAGAGTAAacagaataaaaatatttttatagacATAATTTTAAGTAATGTATTGAATAAAAAACAACCACATTCGAATAATtacttatattatttaactATTAATGATTACAAATTTGTTAAG caTAAACAGGTGGGATGCAATGCAGAAAATTTAATTGGCACTCAGGAACAGATAATAcaagtaaataaaaaaacaaaatatagaaGTGATAAAACATATGGTGTTGTctcattttttatagatTTGTACAAATCTATTCAAAATAAAACCATAGAATATGTActatcaaaaaatgaaaacaatGGGCTATTTTTCAAAGGTATGGATGgctttaaaaataataaatgtttttttataagtgTTACACACTTACCTTCGATATATTAtgattattttaataaaaattatggtAATATATCATCAAAAAAACGAAAGAAACGAGACCTTGAGGAAATAATCAATATGGGAAATATATTCCACCAAataaacaaacaaataaatattgcaACAAAAAGTCATGaatcaaataaaacaattaatagAAAGGGAAATGTATacaatagtaataaaaatggaaacaCCATACAGAATCagaataatattaaaaaaataaaatattctaAGAAAAATAGTACTAAGTTTTTGAAATCACGATttttagataaaaaaatgtattattcaaatttatccaaaataaaaaataatattttgagCACAATCCACCTCAATGGTAACTTatctaataatttaaataattctataAAGATTAAATTTATTCCCAATCAGACATTTATACGAACCAAAAATCttttaatatcattaaaaatatatggtaGAATAACTAATAATGCTTATAATggaattataaatattcataaaatttatgaagAATGTAATGGATTTTTAATTGCACAAGTTAAGATAACTAATATAACAGATCTATATATCATAACAGATCATTttgaaattaataatattggaACGTATtcaatttgttttaatataaatatgacaTATATTCCAATTGGTAAATTAAAAAtccaaaataatttaattgaacaatttgatattatttctaatgaaaattatatatcaaCATTTAATTGCCCATTAAATGAATcttctatattattacagATGGAATCATATATCGGAGCTATTAGTGTAGATTCCAACGGgaatttttcatataattataatctGCAAtcggaaataaaaataaactcACAATCAAAAATTTATTCTATTGCATGTTCTTCATCAGGAAATTACATTGCTATCctccaaaaaaaatatatattcattttggaAAAGGATTTAAAAGTTTCTGGCGAAAtcattgttcattttttagaTAATCCAATTAGTATATTTTTAGATgggaatattatatatatcactgATGCAAGccgaaaaaatatatttcgatatatttctatttatataacaaataaaaataaggagCATCAACTTTCATTATTAGACATTAGACTTAAATTATCACAGAGAAATAGAATACGCAATGGAAATTTCCAAAACGAAATTcatgataaaaatgacaaaaataTTAAGAAAAAGTTAACAAAATGGGGAATCCCCAATTTATTAcaactaaataaaattatacaaaatgtCGAAGATAATGATGAGCCCCCAAATGGAGTAAGTTATGTTATAGGAGGTTCCACATATAAAGAAGATCCAGGAATTcgagaaaaagaaaatactCATTTAAAAGCATTATTAAATGATAGAATTTCCTTAGTTTATCCAGCAGGTATTGTAGTTTTCAATGATAAAATGTATTTTGTTGATACAATTTTACATGTACTATTTTGttattgtttaaaaaaaaaagaaatgatAGAAATGTATGGTTATTTGAATTCACCAATTAAAAGTGATAGCGGGTTAGACCAGCCATATTCCTTAtcactatattattatgatgaAGCAAAAACAaaccttttatttttagGTGAGTTATCTACATCAAGAATACTAATTTTTGAAatagataataatattaaattatatcaaGTATATAATGATTTACCATTTAATATTGTCACTGATGTTATTACAACATCCCGTTTTTTGGTAGTATGtggaattaatttaaataatgaaaatattacatcttatattacatttattgaaataaaagatttatccgatatagaaataaaatataatggaTTCCCTTATTCATTCAAGCATAAAGAAGTAGTAAACATACCACCTTTAATAAAAAgtgataatattataaaatttaaaatgaATCAATATGACCATAAGATTCCAGCTAATACTATTATTACCGGATtgaaaatagaaaaatatactGGTATTATTTATGGGACAATAGAAATATCTGCTATATTTGATATagaaataacaatatatagtaattttaataaaaaaatattagttttaaaaaaaaacatttcgTCATGCCCTAAAGGCCAtttttatagtaataataataataattgtgaGTTATGTCCTATTGGCTATTTTAGTACATATGAAAGGCAAGATGCATGTAATAGTTGTGaagattatttaaaaaactCAATTACATTTTATCCTGGTTCTGATTCAGAAAATGAATGCTTATGTAAACCTGGTTATTActtaagaaaaaataaatgtgtaGATTGCCCAAAAGGATTTTATAAAGATGTTATAGGAAATTTTAAGTGCCATTTAACATGTGAGCCAATGAAGAACAGTACTGTATCTGGAGCCAAAAGTTATGAAGAATTAAAGTGTTCATGTAAAGATGGATATTATACTGTTTTGGATTCCCTTTGTAAACCTTGTCCATTTCATAAGTATTGTTTATATAACCCCAAAagtaattataataaagcTGATATCATAGACTGTGGCAATAATTCAGTAACATTGACTAAAGGATCATCATCACCAACTCAATGTGTATGTGATCGTGgatattattatgatataatGTCAAATAGTTGTCACCCAtgtaattttaataaatacaaaacaACTATTTCTAATGAACCATGCGAAGATTTTGTGCAGAATCCGGTATATTCACAAGAATATTTAcctaatgaaaattatatccAAAGacataatatacatttaaaaCAGACAAATAATAGTATGTTTTCTATGATAAAAGGATCAAAAATGCTTCACAAGGCAAATTTATGCGAAAGTGGATATTTTTATAGTATGAATAAATCATTTTGCTCTATTTGTAGATATAATCATATTTGTAAAGggtcatataataaaataacacaATGTCCTATACATTCTGTTACTACAAAGTTAAAAAATGATTCCTATTTAGACTGTTTATGTACACGGGGATATGGAAGAATAAttgttaattattttaataatttttctatatctTGTAAACCGTGCCCATATGGTACATTTCAACCTCATCTTTCGGCTGGTGAATGTATACCTTGTCCACCTTACacttttacaaaaaatataaaatcaaCGTCTATTACTGATTGTATACCCAAAAATGGATATTATAACcaatattttgaatatatatatgaatatacaaAAACTAAGTTAATTCAAAATATCCCCAATTTTTTGCAACAATATCatctatatataaatgatcaGTATACAGAAATTAAACGAAACGTCGCTGAAAAAGAcaaaaatagaaataatttaaaaaataatagtgacACTCAAACTTGCTGTTACAATAGTGATATATCTTTTGAACTAAGaggaaataaatatgaatattatgGCACAAAGGAACCATCTGATTACTTTAAAACATATGggcaaaaatataataaaatcaaTACCCAAGATAGCATGATATGCTCtaaatcatataataatgacgATGACAATTACAGCGAAGAATCAAATTTTTCTCATGCcaaaaacaattttaaaaaattaaatattcacaaaataaataataacatacGACATTTGAAAGGTccttataataatatatttcacacaaattatttaaaaaatataattttaatggaCAGGGTAAAacattacaatttttttcaacaaaATCCTGATTTTTTCAAACTTAATAATACTAAAAGAgataatattcattttgaTATTAAtcataatgatgataaaaggGGTAGAGATAAAAAGAATACAGATTTTTCGAGGCAATTTATTGGATTTAAAAACGTGGGAATAAGTTACTTATTgttagataaaaatataaaaagagaTAATAAACAAACTACTAAAATCGGTAGAGAAAATGATGGAGGGGATACAATCGAAATGATAAATAATCACAAAAATGACATAAGCTTAATAAATGTAACAAAAATATCATCATCAATCACAGGAATCGAACAAACAATCAATAAAATAGATATCTTATCAGCAAATCGTatagatttattaaaaacTATAAGAACAAGAGAACATATTTACAATTCCagtaaagaaaaaaaaataatttatagttGCTATGAAACAGACCAATTAATTAAACACACCATAAATACGATATATGCAATTACTATACCTGAAatagatataatatattgtttaaatAAATGCATTTCCAATGTATATTGTACAGGAATAGAAATAGACAAAAGAGATAATAAATGGAAAGCACATATATCTTATATTTTAACCAGAAGTTCTGGATCcgaaattattaatatttataaatgtaatttatttctttatgaAGACCCCGATTCATATTACGATGAAaacgataaaaatataaaggggaaaaaaatcaatgatatacataaatataatagtacaaataaaataacaagatgcattattcaaaaaaattatattttccaaCTTTGGAAAATTTATACTTTTGAAAAATGCccaaataattattattgtctAGAAAATTCATACGAAAAATCTAAATGCCCTTTAAATTCtgtaaaaaaagaatttaaaggtaaaataaagaattgtTTATGTTTACCTGGTTTTTACTTAAACATAAATACTGAAAAATGTGTTGGGTGCCCTAAAGGaacttataaatatagtATATCTAATGGAAATTGTTTAGAATGTCCTTTAAATTTAACTACTGTTTCTGAAATGTCTACTTCAATATATGATTGTGTTTGTAGAGAGGGATATTATTTTCAAGGGGATAATCAAATTGAATTGATCAATACAAATAAGATAAAACGAAATTTGCTGAAAAATTACAAACCAGGTAAACACAGCTTCCTTCAACAAATAAAAGATAGATTTTTAGAGGTGAATcaaacaaataatttttttaaaaactcaaaaagtattaaaaacaaatttacTGAACAAGAGAAAATGAAATACACTACTAAAAAACGAAAATCAAAATATGTGgctaaaaataatttaatctcaattaatgatataaattttattcaaTCAGAAAATATTCAAGTAATCAATTTAAATCCAATATATCAAAATACAAGAAATAATGAAAACTATTTACATTCTACAGTGGATTCTAAAGACAACAAAACAAacatatatcataatattgAAGAAAAATGTGTTAAATGTCCTGATAAAATGTTTTGTCCCGGCTTGTGGTTAAAAAGTTTTGAATTTCAAATTCATCACCCTCCTATTTTTTGTCCAGAGGGGTCGTTTATTCCTAAAACCACCATTATATCGAcggatataaataaatgctTATGTAAAAAGGGATATggtataaattttaataagaATAAAAGTAAGAGTAAGAATAAGAATAAATGCATAAAATGTAAAGAAAGATATTATAAAGATGTAGTAGATGATTCTTTATGTGCAGGATTGTGCATGGAATATTCTACTTCATTTAAAGGGTCGATCAGCAAAAATCAATGTTTTTGTAATACAggaaaatatatgataagAGAGTCCTCAAATGAAATTAAATGCATAAATTGCCCCGAAGGATCTTTATGTATTGGGGGattaaaatataaaccattaaaaatattaattaaaaatattaattatactAATATCGAAATGATTGACCATACTGTTCCGTTTCCCCAAAAGGGATACTTTGCTACCTTTGAGATTATGCATCCAAATTTTTCTTGGACACCATTAAATTCAGTAAATCTTCAAATaaacaattataataattctgATATAGTGCTATCGGACAAACTATTGTTTGATGTTTTTTATAAGAAGAGAAATTATGTCGAATTGGAAGTAGACAGATTTAGAAATGGTAATAAGACATCATTATTGAGAAAaaatactatattttttagaaagaaaataatattagatatttctgataataaaaataataaagaaatatatttttcaaaacaaaaaaataaaacaccTGTGCTGATTACAGAAAACGGAGAgcaaataaaatacaaaaaaagttTTCTAACTGTTGATAGAATACCTGATTTTCATATATGTccaattatgaaaaaatgtgtaggaggaataaataatttatgttaTGAAGGATCAGAAGGATATTTATGTAGCAAGTGTTCTAACAATTATgatacaaaatattttagatCCCAATGCTTTAAatgtcaaaaaaaaaaaatagaaatatttaactttatattgtttaagattgttttttatgtattaatatattttttaatatatttaaattatttttgtaatataaaaaaaaattttgtgTTTATAGGTATATTCAAAATATGGTATGCATTTATTATTTCGTTTTtaccatatatatttataatggaTTCTAATTCACCTAGagaagaaaattatatattatatttccaattttttaCTAGTTTACCTATAAGATTTATTAcacaatatttaaaattaaattgttttattaattcatataataatgaaaagtatatatatgtatggtATGTTCAGagatttataaaaattgcaGAGCCTATAATTGATTGTTTTTTTATggtttgtatatttatatgcttttatataatatacacatGGTGGAATCATCAAAAAATAAGTCTTATCCAAAAAGTTattaaaaatcaaataaataaagaatataacaataaagaATATTATCAATACGTGTCTGATTtctattatcattattatcaaaaaGGGGTTATAGATACTATAAATAACAAAAggaataaaacatatttagaATCTATGAAGTATGATTGTGATTCTTTTTCCTCATATAATTCTTTGAGTTTTAGGACACCCTTGCtcaaaaaatggaaaaataaaaagtactCCAAGaaattgaataaaaataaactcCCTAGTGTAACATCGTGGAAATCGAACAAAAACCAAAGTTCAAAATGGATCAATCAAAAAGTATCCAATAAATCCCAAAAATGGATAaacaaaaaggaaaaaaaaaaaaaaactaaaacaatttcattaaataatataaatttttcgGAATCATCAAGTTTTTCACgcaataaaaaattaacaaaagaaAATAGTAACGAATCTGATTTTTTAGatgttataaattttaaaaaagataTGTATCCCAAAATACAAAAAACAAACAGTTTTCCTATcgaagaaaataaaacaaaggACAATTATTGGACATGCATATGTCtactaaatatatataatattaaagcTATGGGTATATTTCGATATATTCATCCCCCTAATATTagtatacataaaaaaattggaagTATATTATCGGAtttaaatgcaatatatataattgtgttttatatacattttccGTTTACACTTATGAGTATATTAGAACTGGTTTGGTGCCAatcaacaaaatataaaaacaaactacctatattaatattatatcacATGCCTTTACAAGTTTGTAGTTTTCagaacaaattatttttatcaggAGTTATGTTTTCTGcccttttcttttttatttatttatttttatttataaaatatttttgtgacacatttaaaaattttaaagttTTCCAATCCTACGAAAGacattttaaattttattttttatttaatggaTATAATTATCAGAATCGATGTTGGggttttattaatataataaaaattatattgttTGTTATATCATTTATGTGTCAATTTTacacaaataaaattaataattcaagatattttattttttcaagtataatatttattatagtTACAGAAATTAcgcttattttattatattcaccATATGATAAAAGGTCTAATAATGTTTTACAAAAACTTAGCCTTTTGTCTATTTTTTCAGTACTCATAACATATTTAACTACACAAATTAGCTtcttttttgatttttacataataagtatattaccatttatattgtttatttattttcacatacatactataaataaaattatcctAGAATTtgcattatataaaaatattttaatgaaGCCTACaagacaaaataaaaaactagATTCAGAAGGGTTTctaaatgaaaataacattttctttaattcctatttaaatacaaaaacaaatatccaaaataatgatgaagGCATTATTTCCTCAAacagtaaaaaaataagtagaaaatataaaagatataaaaaagagatttattcaaaaataaaagagaaTTGTAATTTACTAGATTTTGTTTTAAGAGTTAATAAAATACCTTCATTctccatattttttaatgataaaaatgaagaaatattTGTACAAGATTCAAatgatttaataaaatgtagatatgaaaaaaacgagaaagattttaaaaaatataataattctcTCAAGATAAATCCAAATATTATTCctatagatatattatattctGATTTACTTTATTATAACACAAATAACCagaataatgaaatatttatcaatttaaataattcaaatgccaacaaatattattatagtaGTAGTGGGTCTAAAATGAGTAAAGATGAAAGTCTATCGAATCAAAATGGGTTAAGAGAATTTtcaaatatagaaaaaattgtAGAACCATCAGAATcatatgaagaaaaaaatgtattagaTAATCAAATTCAAAAAGATACGTCAAAAAATCACAATTATCCCTTAAATAAAACTCATTTTATCAAATGTCTCACTGATGccataaatattttgtttgttaATCAATGCTATAATCAAATATCTGTAGAATGGTTAAGCTTTGTTATAAGGTTTTCTATATGCTTTATACACTGGATGAAGAATCATGATAAAAACATAATTGATTTCCCTCCTTTAAATAAAAGGCAATTCGagttaaaaaaaaggaaccttttgttttattctttatttagTTCATATTCAGAattatattctttatattttcatataaataaatataataaatttataacaGATAAAAACGATTTCGTGAAAGCCGAAAATTTAGAAATGTTCTACAAGTATTTAACTGAGCTcaatcaaataaatatacaaactAATGGAGAAAATTCACAAAGagataatgataaaatatcaGAATATTTTGTTCCTTCAAATTTTTTAGATGATGAATTTTACATGTGTGAACATGATATAATAGCAATGCTATTTGATAAAAGTATCTTTAGAAACTTGTCGATTACATTAGTAGAACTACAATATGCCATTTATATGATGCAATTTATTGAAAGCAAAAGATTatcaattttaatttttttgttttgtgaaaaaaaaaaaaaaaaaatgattaaagaaaaatcatatataaatatgataaaagaTACTAAAAGATATGTACAAAATATCCTAAGCAATAATACGGGCATCGATCAAACATATGAGGTCGAGCATCGTTATttgaaagaaaataataatataattaaaaacgAAATTAAAGCGttacaaaaattaattaataaaaaacaaaataataaatatccaaaaattgataatataaaaagtatCATAACAGATGAAAATGACAAAAATCAATATGATAAGTAA